A single region of the Gammaproteobacteria bacterium CG11_big_fil_rev_8_21_14_0_20_46_22 genome encodes:
- the dotB gene encoding Dot/Icm secretion system ATPase DotB, whose protein sequence is MSNDHFLPHEPIRFDKHHLDQLLVLCYQREASDITLQTNEPVFAEIHGRLVRVTQRRLSANELSEIINIMYGPNGTTQLLSGTDVDTHYEIKPARHERYRFRINGTACMVDGFDGIQVTARSIPNEPPDIETLELDKTLLASLEPDQGVIYVTGATGSGKSTLLASIIKHIVKKPDSNRKVLTYESPIEFVYDDIEMPSAIVSQSEIPRHLPSFAAGVRNALRRKPQLILVGEARDAETINAVMEAAMTGHPVYTTLHSNGVAETVRRLVNTYPQEERHGKSVDLFETIRVVVWQKLIPSLDGRRVALREYLVFNEEVRDRLLAEEPDNATAVTRRLLKELGQTMEVDANKKYEQGLISERDHRILVASSRKADQDAGIT, encoded by the coding sequence ATGAGCAATGATCACTTTCTCCCGCACGAGCCGATTCGTTTTGACAAACATCATCTAGATCAATTATTGGTACTGTGCTACCAGCGCGAAGCCTCAGACATTACGCTGCAAACGAATGAACCGGTCTTCGCAGAGATTCATGGGCGATTAGTGCGCGTAACCCAACGCCGCCTATCGGCCAATGAGTTATCTGAAATCATCAATATCATGTACGGCCCCAACGGTACTACGCAGCTTTTAAGTGGCACCGATGTTGACACACATTATGAAATCAAGCCCGCTCGCCACGAGCGCTACCGCTTTCGTATCAACGGCACAGCCTGCATGGTTGACGGCTTCGACGGGATTCAAGTCACAGCACGATCCATTCCAAACGAACCACCCGACATCGAAACTCTAGAGCTTGATAAAACCTTACTCGCATCCCTAGAACCCGACCAAGGTGTCATCTATGTCACAGGTGCGACAGGTTCGGGCAAAAGCACACTGCTCGCCTCAATCATTAAACATATCGTAAAAAAGCCTGACAGCAACCGTAAAGTTTTGACCTACGAATCACCGATTGAATTTGTGTATGATGATATCGAGATGCCAAGCGCTATCGTGAGCCAATCCGAAATTCCTCGCCACTTACCGAGCTTTGCAGCTGGCGTGCGCAATGCGCTGCGCCGAAAACCGCAACTCATTCTTGTCGGGGAAGCACGAGATGCTGAAACTATCAATGCTGTGATGGAGGCAGCCATGACAGGTCATCCTGTCTACACCACTTTACACAGTAACGGGGTAGCAGAAACTGTCCGCCGATTAGTGAACACGTATCCGCAAGAAGAACGCCATGGAAAAAGCGTGGATCTGTTCGAAACCATCCGCGTGGTTGTCTGGCAAAAGCTTATACCAAGCTTAGACGGCAGGCGTGTAGCACTTCGCGAATACCTTGTTTTTAACGAAGAAGTTCGCGACCGTTTACTTGCCGAAGAACCAGATAACGCTACCGCTGTCACGCGCCGCTTACTGAAAGAATTGGGCCAAACCATGGAAGTGGACGCCAATAAAAAATATGAACAAGGCTTGATTTCAGAGAGAGATCACCGCATTCTTGTCGCTTCATCACGTAAAGCGGATCAAGATGCGGGGATTACATGA